The following nucleotide sequence is from Flavimarina sp. Hel_I_48.
ATTAAGGCCGTAAAATATAAACCTGAAAAGCGGATTTCTAAAAAGGAAAACAAAGAATTTACCTTTCATTCGGACATAAAACTTGGACGACTGAAATGGGATGAACAATCACACGATAAGTGGACAATACCTAATGACCCAAAAGAGTACTTTTTAAACTTTGAACTATGGAACCCAATTTGGACAATTTGCGACAAAAGACAAACTCCGCCCGACATTTATATTACGATATCAAATGAACGGGACTTTGAAAATAGACGTGATATAAAATTCGGGTATTTTATAGTAGTTTCAATTGCAAAGAATTTAAAACTTGACTCGAAACTCATTTTGAGAGACTTGTCAGAAAAAATAAACTCAAAGGCAACAATCTTAAAAACAAGAAGGTGGAACCAGCCTGAAAAAACAGGAAATTGGACTTTTTTAAATTGGATACAAGACACTTTTAGCAACGGAATTTATAAAGAGAATAGTTTACATTCCTTTGACTTTGACAAATTAGAATTTGAACCAGTTTGGGAAGTATTATACCAACAGAAAAAAAGCCGAACGCATTGTCGAATAGGTAAAGGGGAGTTTCACCCCTAAACCTCTGTCAGAACCATACGTGAACCTCTCGATTCATACGGCCCTTGTTATGGAGTGGGTATGGCTTATTTATTTAGACCAATTTGTAACCCAATTCCCAATGGTAGAAGAGATTTGGATATGACCTTGTAACAAATCTAAGCCATTTAACGGCTTTAATCTTGCTTCCCTTGAAACCTTTGTACTTGTTCAATGCCCATCTGATCATACGGTTGTGCAGGTAATAGAACACCGGTTGCAGGCTCCTGCGGCTTATCTTCCCATATATTGGATCCAACCTCGAATTTTAGAATTTAGCAGAATTGCCAAGTCTTGTATCCCACGGTGGGTTTTGTTATGGAAGGCAATTTCCCGCAATTCTCTTCTAATGCGAACCTTCGATTTTAGGCTCGTTTTACAATTGAGCTCCCCCCGAAGAACTGGACAGTTTGAAGGTTTAGTTTCCAGCTTATAAATGAACTTTGAAGAAAATAGTGTCAAGAAAAGATTTAGTTTACTTATTTCCAGGCTTTCTTGAACTACCCCCTAGACTCAAAAGAGGTTTTTTTAATCATTTTCCACCAAAAGCATTAAGCTTCTACTTAAGTAAATTTTCTGAATCCCCTCCCAAAGTTCATTTTCCCATACCTATTATTGAACATTTCAAGATTTCCAGCAGAGCGTTTATTTTAGGATTTTAGACACTCCTTTAAATGAACTTTTGTATAACTGTTGATTTT
It contains:
- a CDS encoding group II intron maturase-specific domain-containing protein, giving the protein MTLFSSKFIYKLETKPSNCPVLRGELNCKTSLKSKVRIRRELREIAFHNKTHRGIQDLAILLNSKIRGWIQYMGR